A single window of Halobacillus naozhouensis DNA harbors:
- a CDS encoding class I SAM-dependent methyltransferase, with the protein MKQNKYDDPEFFSAYNQMPRSLKGLEAAGEWPVFKSLLPDLQNKRVLDLGCGYGWHCRSARKQNASTVVGVDISKKMLEKAREQTDDAAISYVQMPMEDIDFPYSQFDVVISSLAFHYIRSFKAICKKVHGYLAPGGSFIFSVEHPMFTSRKEQDWYVDDQGNRLHWPVDNYRLEGIRETNFLGEDVVKYHRTISTYLNNLIEAGFIVKAVEEPMPSDEMIQKNPMMKDENRRPMFLIISVEKIK; encoded by the coding sequence ATGAAACAAAATAAATATGATGATCCGGAATTCTTTTCAGCCTATAACCAAATGCCTCGTTCTCTTAAAGGACTTGAAGCTGCTGGTGAATGGCCTGTTTTCAAATCTTTATTACCAGATTTGCAAAATAAAAGGGTGCTTGATTTAGGCTGTGGCTATGGTTGGCATTGCCGATCCGCCCGTAAACAAAATGCGAGTACAGTAGTAGGAGTCGATATATCTAAGAAAATGCTTGAGAAGGCTCGGGAACAAACAGACGATGCTGCAATTTCCTATGTACAAATGCCGATGGAAGACATTGACTTTCCATATTCACAATTTGATGTCGTGATCAGCTCATTAGCCTTCCATTACATCAGATCATTTAAAGCAATTTGTAAAAAGGTCCATGGTTATCTAGCTCCAGGAGGTAGTTTTATTTTTTCTGTTGAACATCCAATGTTTACCTCTCGAAAGGAACAAGACTGGTATGTGGACGATCAAGGAAACCGTCTGCATTGGCCAGTGGATAACTACCGGTTAGAGGGAATAAGGGAAACGAACTTCTTAGGAGAAGACGTTGTTAAATACCATCGGACCATTTCAACCTATCTAAATAACCTCATTGAAGCCGGCTTTATAGTAAAAGCTGTTGAGGAACCTATGCCATCAGATGAGATGATACAGAAGAATCCCATGATGAAAGATGAAAACCGAAGACCCATGTTCCTGATTATTTCAGTAGAAAAGATAAAGTGA